The genomic DNA CAAAAACTACAAACTTGTCTCCAGCTTGTGGCGCTCCGTCTAAACCTAAAATAGATACAGGTGTTGATGGTCCAGCAACTTTTAAGTTGTTTCCTTGATCATCAAACATTGCTCTTACTTTACCACTGTGTTTACCTGCCAATAAGTAATCTCCAATTTTTAAAGTTCCTGCTTGTACTAATATTGTAGAGACATATCCTCTACCTTTATCTAATAAAGCTTCTACAACTGCTCCAACTGCATTTTTATTAGGATTGGCTTTTAATTCTAAAATCTCAGCTTCTAATAAAACTTTTTCTAATAATTCTGGAACACCTGTTCCAACCTTTGCTGAAATATCTTGCGATTGAATGCTTCCACCCCATTCTTCAATTAATAAGTTCATTGAAGATAATTGAGTTTTCACGTTGTCTGGGTTCGCATTTGGTTTATCAATCTTATTGATTGCAAATATAATAGGAACTCCTGCTGCTTGTGCATGAGAAATTGCCTCTTTTGTTTGTGGCATTACATCATCATCTGCTGCAACTACAATAATAACTAAATCTGTTACTTGAGCACCACGTGCACGCATTGCCGTAAAGGCTTCGTGACCTGGTGTATCTAAGAAAGCAATTTTTTGATCGCCTACATTTACAGAATACGCACCAATATGTTGTGTAATTCCTCCACTTTCACCTTCAATTACATTTGCTTTTCTAATATAATCTAATAAAGAAGTTTTACCATGATCTACGTGACCCATTACAGTAATAATTGGCGCACGAGTTTCTAAATCTTCTGGTTTGTCTATAACTTCTTCGATAGATTCTTCTACTTCCGCTCCTACAAATTCTACTTTATGATTAAATTCTTCAGCAACAATAACTAATGTTTCTGCATCTAAACGCTGATTCATTGTTACCATCATTCCTAAAGACATACATGCAGAAATAATATTTGTTACAGGAACATCCATCATTGTTGCAACCTCACTTACAGTAACAAACTCTGTTACTTTTAAGATCTTATTGTCTAATGCTTGTGCTTCTAATTCTGCATCAGAATGTTCTCTACGAGCATCTCTTTTATTTCTTCTATATTTTGCACCTTTTCCTTTAGATGATTTTCCTTGAAGCTTTTCTAAGGTTTCTCTTACTTGCTTCTGAATATCTGCCTCTGTAGGTTCTTCTTTCTTAACGTTTGCTGCTGGTCTTACGTTTCCTCTTCCTTTATTGTAAGGACCTCTACCGTTTCCAGCTCTACTATTTGGAGCTCTGTTTGCTGTTCTGCTTCCAGGAGCACCCACTTTAGTTACAATACGCTTTCTTTTCTTTCGAGGATCTGAAGCTGCATCTTTTTTAGGTTCTGGTTTTTTCTTTTTAGGTTTTTCAAATTGCTTTAAATCAATCTTTTTACCTGTAAAGTTTGGTCCGTCTAACTTCTTATATTGAGTTTTGATAGCTTCTGCATTTTCTGCAGTAATTTCTTCTACCTTTTCTGTAGATTTAGAAACCTCTTTTCTACCATCAACTTTCTTATCTACTTTAGAAGCTTCCTTTTCTACTAAAGAAATTGGCTTTTCTACCTTAATTTCTTTAAAAACAGGCTTTTCTGCTTTAACCACAGGAGCTTCAACAACAGGTTCTTTTGGCGCTTCAACTTTCGACGCTTCAACTTTTGGTGTTTCGACTTTTGGTGTTTCGACTATTGGGGCTTCAACTTTTGCTTCTATCTCTTTTACCACCTCTTTCTTAGGAGCTGGCTTACCGATATTATCAATATCTATTTTCCCTACAGTTTTAAACTCTAGTTTTTTGGCTTTAGCTTTAAGAACTTCTTCTTTTTTAGCGTCTTCTGCTCTTTTACTCTCTTGCTTAGCTTCTAGTTCTGCACGAATAGCTTCTTTTTCTTTTCGCTTTTCCTCACCAACTTCCTTAGATGCAGCTTTTTTGCTAGCATCTGTTTGGAAACCATCTAGCAGTACTTGATAGACGTCACCAGAAATTTTAGTAGTAGGTCTAGATTCTATTTCATGACCTTTATCTGCTAAATATTCTACTGCTCTATCTAGAGAAATATTTAATTCTCTTAAAACCTTATTAAGCCTCGTTGTTTTGCCTTCAGACATATATTATTTTTTAGCCTTTAATTTTGTAAAAATATACTTTTTTACGATTACTCTTTAATTATAAACTACTCTTCGAATTCTTCTTTCAAAATTCTTTGAACATCTAAAATAGTTTCTTCTTCTAAATCGGTTCTCTTAACCAACTCTTCTACACTAGCTTCTAATACACTTCTAGCTGTATCTAGACCAATGTTTTTAAATTCTTTAATAACCCAAGGTTCGATTTCATCACCAAATTCTGTTAATTCTACGTCTTCTTCTTCTAGACCTTCTCTCTTAACATCTATTTCGTAACCTGTTAATTCACTCGCTAAACGAATGTTAACACCACCTCTACCAATTGCTTTAGAAACTTCTTCTGGTTTTAAAAGTACGCTTACACGTCCTTTTTTACCATTCCTTTCTTCTTCATACATTTCAATTTCCATTGAAGTCACTTTTGCAGGACTTAATGCTCTTGAAATAAACAATTGTTCGTTTTTAGTGTAATTGATAACATCAATATTTTCATTACCTAGCTCACGAACTATACCATGAATTCTTGATCCTTTTACACCAACACAAGCTCCAACAGGGTCTATTCTATCATCATAAGAATCTACCGCTACTTTTGCTTTTTCACCTGGTATTCTTGCAACTCTCTCTACAGTAATTAAACCATCGAAAACTTCAGGAATTTCTTGTTCAAACAATTTATTTAAAAACGCTGGGGCTGTTCTTGATAAAATAATTGCTGGTTTATTTCCTCTTAACTCTACCGTTTTTATAACACCTCTTACAGAATCTCCTTTTCTGAAAAAATCTGAACGAATTTGCTCACTTTTTGGCAATACAATTTCGTTACCATCATCATCTAATAAAATAATTGCATTATGGCGTATATGATGCACTTCTGCACTGTATAATTCGCCTTCTAATTCTTTGAAATGCTTAAATATGTTTGTGCTATCGTGTTCGTAAATTTTTGAAATTAAGTTTTGACGCAATGCTAAAATAGCTCTTCTTCCTAAATCAATCAATTTCACCTCTTCAGAAACATCTTCACCAATTTCAAAATCTGGCTCAATTAATCTTGCTTCTGCTAGTTCAATTTCTTCATTATCATCCTCAGAAAAACCATCTGCAACAACAACTCTATTTCTCCAAATTTCTAAATCTCCTTTATCTGGGTTAATAATAATATCAAAATTATCATCTGAACCAAACTTACGTTTTAAAGTAGCTCTAAATACTTCTTCTAAAATAGACATTAATGTTACTCTGTCTATACTCTTATTATCTTTAAATTCTGAAAACGAATCAATTAATGCTATATTCTCCATTACATTTTTTGCTTAAAATACAATTTTCACTTTTGCTTCTTTAATCTCCTTATACTCTAAAGTTGCTGTTTTATCTACAGTAACCTTTCCTTTACCAATTGGCTTAGGCTCTCTTGCCTTCCACTGTAAGATAATTTTATCTTCATCCGCTGCTATTAAAGTACCTTCTAATTCTTCTTCTGCAGTTTTTACTTTAAGAGTTCTATTAATATTCTTAATATATTGCCTTTTCACCTTTAATGGATGTGCAATATCTGGTGTTGTAACTTCTAAAGAGTAATCTTCTACTTCTTTATCTAAATTACCGTCTACATTTCGACTAATGCGGATACATTCGCTTAAAGGAACACCATTATCTCCATCTACAACAACTTGAATTTTGTTGTTTTCAGATATTGAAAATTCTATAAGATACAATGACTCGTTAAGTGCCAATGCTTCGTCTACTAAGTCTTTAACTGTTGTTTGATTCATATTAAACCTTAAAATAAAGTATAAAAAGAGGGGACTTTTAAGTCCCCTTCCTCCCTCATTTACTATAAATTTCGGTGCAAATATACGAATTGTTTATGATTTACCAAACCAAGCTCTAATTCATTATTTTTTTGTAACTTTATGTAGACTAAATATTTTAACTTAAAATTCTGACTTATGAAAAAAATTCTTGTTCCAATCGACTTTTCTAAACCGTCTGAATACGCTGCTAAAATGGCTGCTAAAATTGCAAAAAAAACCAATGCTACTGTGTATCTTATACATTTGATAGAACTTCCTTCTGGAGTTATAGATATGGGTTCTGGCAGTAAATTTAGCATCCCAGAAAGTATGTTGTATTTAAGAAAAACACGTGAAAAAGTTTTAGAATTTAAAAAAAGTTTTTTTTCTGAAGATATTATTGTTGAATATTTTATAAAATTGAACAACCCGTTTGAAGGTATAAAAAAATATGCCGAGAAAATTAATGCAGATTTGATAATTATGGGATCTAAAGGACATTCTGAATTTGAAGAAATTATGATTGGTTCTAACACAGAAAAAATGGTAAGAAGCTCTAAGACTCCAGTTATCATAGTAAAAATAGACGACAAAAAACTCAAATTAAACAACTTAGTTTTTGCTTCTAACTTCAAAAAAGAGAATAAAGAAGTTTTTAGAAAATTCCTAGATTTTGCTAATGCTTTTGATAGTAAAATTCTTTTATTAAAGATAAATACACCCGCTAGATTCGAGAGTACTTTTGATGCAAAACAAAAAGTAAAAGATTTTATAAAAGAATACAACTTACCAAAATATTCTATAAATATTTACAGCGATACTTCTGTAGAAAAAGGTATTTTAAACTTCTCTAGAGAGAAAAAAGCAGATCTAATTGCATTGAGCACGCATGGTAGAAGTGGCATATCTCACTTATTTACAGGAAGTGTTACCAAAAATTTATCTAAAAAAGCTTTAAAACCAATGTTTACAGTAAGGGTTTAAAGTCTTAACCACCTTGCTTAAAAGCCATTAATCTAAATTATTAAAAGAATTAAAACAACATCATGTCTGCTTTTAAGTTGTACATAAACTTAATAATATGAAAAAGATAATTTTACTATTAGCGCCAATTTTAATTTCTACACTTGGATTTTCTCAAAATAAAATTGGTGGAAATGACCCAATTACAGGAATTGATATAATTATTAAAGAAGACCCAGGAAGTCAACGGACAGTGAATGCTGAAAACAATCCTTTAATTACTGAAATTAACAAGCTTGAATTCGAGTACTTAAATATGAAAGCAAGAGAAATTCAATATGGTTTTGCAAATCAAGACGTATCTAAATTGAAAACAAAAAATGAAGTTTTGAAGGCATATATTGCTTACATTCAAAAAGCTATTAAGTCGGACAAACAGTTAATGAAAAAAAAATATGGTGATGGTGACCTTTTAAAACATTTTTCGATTCCTAGAGCCAAGTTCAAAAATACAGGAGCTACAAAATTGGAACATAAAAAAGTTGACGCACATAAAAAGAAGCAGTAAATTATTCATCATACAGAAAATATAAGCATTAACACAGGATTGGCAAAATCAATGCTTTCAGACTTAAACAAAGATTGTTATTTGTTTTATAACGTATTATTTTCCTTCGGAAGACCATCCCATACAAAACTTCGCTTTTTCAGGTACAACAGCATTCATAAAAACTAAAAAACCTCCAAAATGGAGGTTTTTTAGTTTTATAAATAATATTTCTAACTTTACTACAAAATATAATCTGTACTAATAAAATTAGAAGTCTTTTTGTCTAATAATTCTTGTAAAATGGCATTGTTATAATCGGTATCTTTAGCTGCCAAAAAGGTTCTAATAGAGAAAGAACGCAAAGCATCATGCACACTTAGAGTAGCCACTGCAGAATCTTTTCTTCCTGTAAACGGATACACATCTGGCCCACGTTGCGCAGCACTATTTAAGTTTACTCTACAAACCAAGTTTACAAGTGTATCAATTAAAGGCGCTAAGGTTTTCACATCACTACCAAAAACACTTACTTGCTGTCCGTAATTAGAGGCCGCCATATCATCTAAAGGCTCTTGAATGTCTTTAAACGAAACTATTGGTGTTACTGGACCAAATTGTTCCTCTTCAAAAACTCTAGAATCTTTAGAAACCGGATATAAAACTGCTGGAAAAATATAATTTTCTGACGTTTCTCCTCCTTTTTTATTAATAACTTCCGCTCCCTTTTCAGTAGCGTCGTCAATTAATTCTTGAATGTATGCTAATTTCCCTGGTTCTGGTAATGGTGTTAATTTCACACCGTCTTCCCAAGGGTTTCCAAATTTTAGTGCATCAACTTTTGCTGCAAAACGTTTATTAAATTCAGCTACAACATCTTCGTGAACGTATAATATTTTTAAAGCCGTACAACGTTGTCCGTTAAAAGACATTGCACCAGCTAGACATTCATTAATTGCTAAGTCTAAATCTGCATCTGGCAAAACAATTCCTGGGTTTTTAGCCTCTAAACCTAAAACTAAACGCAATCTATTTTTCTGCGGATGATTTGCTTGAATTGCATTTGCAGATTTACTGTTTCCTATCAACGCTAAAACATCAACTTTACCCGTTTTCATAATTGGTGTTGCTAAAGTTCTTCCTCTACCATAAATGATATTTACAACACCAGCAGGAAAGCTAGTTTGAAACGCTTCTAGTAATGGTGTTAATAATAAAACACCGTGTTTTGCTGGCTTAAAAACAGTTGTATTCCCCATAATTAAAGCAGGAATTAACAACGCAAAAGTTTCATTTAAAGGATAATTATAGGGTCCTAAACACAAAACAACTCCTAAAGGACCTCTTCTAATGTGCGCATGAACTCCACTGTTTTTTTCAAACTTAGCAGAATCTCTGTCCATTTGCTTGTAATCCTCAATGGTGTCGTAAATATATTCAATTGTTCTATCGAATTCTTTCTCTGAGTCTGACAAAGCTTTACCAATTTCCCACATCAGTAATTTTACAATCTCTTCCCTTTTGGTTTTCATTTGTACCACAAACTTCTCCATTGCAGCAATTCTACCTTCAACTTTCATCGTTGGCCATAAACCTTGCCCTCTACCATAAGCTTTAGATGCTGCATTTAAAGCTTCAATAGCTTCACTTTCTGTTAAATTAGGAACCGTACCTAACAAGGTTGGCTTATATTCTTTAGTTGATGAAATTGTTGAATAAACTTGAGCGTTTTCACCTTTCCACTCTTTTAATTCTCCATCAACTAAATACGTATTTTGGTTAACAAGTGAAGTAATTTTATATTCGTTCGGAATTTCTTTAAATGTATTCTTCATAAATTGATTTTTATAATGGAGCATGCTTCATTGCTTAAAAGTTAATAAACTATTAGGTCATTCTCTACCCATCAAAATTAACTAAAAATAAACATAAAACACGGTGTTTCTATCTTAAAAAACGAAAAGGTTTTCGAGTTTTACGTATAGACAAGGGGTTTAAACCCTTATATTCTATATTACACCAAAAACTCAAACAATACTGGTTTGTCATTTAAATATTCTCCGTAGAAATTTCGATCTTTCATTCTTTTAATTAATGGCGCTAAATCTTTTGATGATTTTAATTCCAAACCAACTACTGCTGCTCCATTCTCTCGATTTGTTTTTTTTGCGTATTCAAAATGAGTGATATCATCATTCGGTCCTAATATTTCTGCTACAAACTCCTTTAAAGCACCTGCTCTTTGTGGAAACTTTATAATAAAGTAGTGTTTTAAATTTGCATACAATAAAGCACGCTCTTTAATTTCCGCAGTTCTTGTAATGTCATTATTACTTCCACTAACTACACAAACCACATTTTTTCCTTTAATTTCATCAGCAAAAAAATCTAACGCAGCAATACTTAAAGCTCCTGCAGGCTCTACAACTATTGCATCTTTATTGTATAAATCTAAAATGGTCTGACAAATTTTACCTTCTGGAACTGTTATTACCGCTGTTAAGTTTTGCTGACAAATAGCAAAATTTAAATCTCCTACCTTCTTAACAGCTGCACCATCTACAAAAGAATCTATTTTTTCTAAAGTTGTATTTTTTTTATTTTTGATGGATACTTGCATAGAAGCCGCTCCTTCTGGCTCTACACCAATTATTTTTGTTTCTGGTGATAAGTATTTAAAAACCGATGACAATCCTGCAGACAAACCACCACCGCCAATAGGCACAAAAACATAATCTATTTTCTCTTCTGTTTGATTTAGGATTTCTAGACCAACTGTTGCTTGCCCTTCAATTACTTTTTCGTCATTAAAAGGATGAATAAAAGTTTTTTCTTTTGCATTACATTCTAATGTTGCAGCATTAAAAGCATCATCAAAAGTATCACCTTCAATAACCACATCAATATAATCTTCACCAAACATTTTTACTTGGTCAATTTTCTGATTTGGTGTTGGCGAAGGCATAAAGATAGTTCCTTTTATTTGTAATAATTTACAAGACAACGCAACACCTTGCGCATGATTTCCTGCACTTGCACAAACAATTCCTCGCTGTTTTTCATCAACATTTAAAGAAGACATTTTATTATATGCTCCTCTAATTTTGTAAGAACGCACTACTTGCAAGTCTTCTCTCTTGAACAAAATATTTGCGGATAGCTCTTTTGATAGGTTGAAGTTTTTACTTAAAGGTGTTTCAGAAATAACATTTTTTAAGTTTTTAGAAGCCGCTTTTACATCTTCTAAACTTGGGTAATAATTTTGTTTTATTTGCATTGTTTGAATATAAAATAAAACCTGCCAGGGTTTGAAATCTGACAGGTTTTTTAGAGTAATTAAACTTTATTAATTATGCCGATTTTATCACTTTCATTGCTGTCATAGATGCTCTTAATCTTGCACCAACTTTTTCTACAGGATGATTTCTAATAATCGCATTAATTCTAATTAATTCTTGATTATCAACATCATTAGAATCTGTAAATTTCTTCCCAATAACATCTGTTTTTATGTTCTTCATAAAATCTGTTAATAAAGGTTTACAAGCATGGTCAAATAAATAACAACCATATTCTGCAGTATCAGAAATTACACGATTCATTTCATATAATTTTTTACGCGCAATGGTGTTTGCTATTAATGGTGTCTCATGTAAAGATTCATAATATGCAGAAGCCGCTATAATTCCTGAATCTGTCATTGCTTCAAAAGCCAATTCTACACCAGCTCTTACAAAAGCAACTAATAAAGTTCCGTGGTCGAAATATTCTTGTTCAGAAATTTCTTGTTCTGTAATCTGTTGTTTTTCAAACGCAGTATCTCCTGTTGCAGCTCTCCAAGTTAATAAGTTTTTATCATCATTTGCCCAATCTTCCATCATGGTTTTAGAGAAATGACCTGTCATAATATCATCCATGTGTTTTTGAAACAACGGACGCATAATTTCTTTTAATTCTTCAGAAATTCTAAAAGCTTCTACTTTTGCAGGATTAGACAATCTGTCCATCATGTTCGTTATTCCACCGTGCTTTAAAGCTTCTGTTACCGTTTCCCAACCATATTGAATTAATTTAGCCGCATAACTTGGTTCAATTCCTTCCGCTACCATTTTATCAAAAGACAAAATTGCACCTGTTTGTAACAAACCACATAAAATAGTTTGTTCTCCCATTAAATCGGACTTTACCTCTGCAACAAAAGAAGATTCTAAAACTCCTGCTCTGTTACCTCCAGTTGCAACTGCATATGCTTTTGCTTGTGCCCAACCTTTTCCTTCTGGGTCATTTTCTGGGTGAACTGCCGTTAATGTTGGCACACCAAACCCTCTTTTATATTCTTCTCTAACCTCAGAACCTGGGCATTTTGGTGCCACCATAATTACGGTTAAATCTTTACGAATTTGCATTCCTTCTTCAACAATATTAAAACCATGAGAATAAGATAATGTTGCTCCTTTCTTCATTAAAGGCATTACTGTTTTTACAACATTTGTGTGCTGTTTATCTGGCGTTAAATTGATTACCAAATCTGCACTTGGCAATAATTCTTCATAAGTTCCCACTGTAAATCCGTTTGAAGAAGCATTTAAAAACGACTCCCTTTTTTGATCTATTGCTGCTTGTCTTAATGCATAAGAAATATCTAACCCAGAATCTCTCATATTTAAACCTTGGTTTAGACCTTGAGCTCCACAACCTACAATAACAATTTTCTTCCCTTTCAATGCGCTTACACCGTCTTCAAATTCTGAAGCATCCATAAAACGACATTTACCTAATTGTTCTAATTTTTCTCTTAATGTTAATGTGTTAAAATAATTTGACATTTTTTTGTATTTAGTTGTTGTATGTTTCTAACATTGTTGATATTTTCATTTCTTCTTTGGTAACAGAAATACGACCAGAACGTGTAAATTGCATAATTCCAAAGTTACTTAATTCTCTATAAAGCAATTCTATTTCTTCTTTTTTGCCTGATTTTTCAATCACAAAAAATTCTTTATTTACGGTAACTATTCTTGCGTTACTCTCTTTAATTATATTCTGAATTTCGCGTTCATCAAAAAGTAAATCTGATCTCATTTTAAAAATACAAGATTCTTGATAAATTATTTCATTATCATTATGATAATACGCTTTTATAACCTCTACTTGCTTTTCTACCTGACCAATAATTTTTTTAATATTTTCTTCGGTCATATTTATCACAATAGTAAATCTAGAAACGCCTTCAATTTCTGATGGAGACGTATTTAAACTCTCTATATTAATGTGTCTTCTTTGGAAAATTGCCGATATTCTATTCAACAATCCAATATTATTTTCAGTATAAACTGATATGGTATATAATTGTTTTTCTGTACTCATTTTTTAAAGGATATTAGAAGAAATATAATATTTACTCTTAGTTCTCTACTCAATTTTCTTCTTTTACTCCAATCGAACATCAGAAACACTTGCGCCTGAAGGAATCATTGGAAATACATTATTTTCTTTTTCTACACAAACTTCTAAGAAATAAGCTTCTTTACTAGCCATCATTTCTGCAACTGCAGCTGCTAATTCTTCTCGTTTTGTAACTTTTTTAGCTTTTATATAATAGCCTTCTGCGATTGCTACAAAATTAGGATTCACCATTTCTGTAGACGCATATCTTTTATCAAAGAATAACTGTTGCCACTGACGTACCATTCCTAAGAATTCATTGTTTAAAACAACAATTTTTACAGCTGCCTTTTGCTGAAAAACGGTTCCTAATTCTTGAATGGTCATTTGATAACCACCATCACCAGAAATAGAAACTACTTCACGTTCTGGAGCCGCCATTTTTGCACCAATTGCTGCAGGCAAACCAAACCCCATTGTTCCTAATCCGCCAGAAGTAATATTACTTTTTGTTTTATTGAATTGAGCATATCGACAAGCAATCATTTGATGTTGACCAACATCAGTAACTATTGCAGCTTCACCTTTACTCTGTATATTAATTTCATTTACAACCTCACCCATTGTTAAACCTCCTTTGGTTGGGTGAATGTCATCTTTAATTACTTTTTCATATTCAATAGCATACAAATCTTTAAATCTTTGATGCCATTCTGAATGTGTGTTTTCATCTAATAAAGGTAGCAACAAGTCTAAACTTGCTTTTGCATCCCCTAAAACAGCAATAGCTGTTTTTACATTTTTATCTATTTCTGAAGGATCAATTTCAAAGTGAATTACTTTTGCTTGTTTTGCATATTTGTTTAAATCTCCAGTAACACGATCATCAAAACGCATTCCTATTGCAATTAAAACATCACATTCATTGGTTAAGATATTTGGTGCATAATTACCATGCATACCAACCATACCAACATTTAATGGGTGAGAAGTTGGTATTGCAGACGCTCCTAAAATTGTCCATGCAGCAGGAATTCCTGCTTTTTCTACAACTGCTTTAAAAGCTTCTTCAGCTTCACTCAAAATAACTCCCTGACCCCAAACAATCATTGGTTTTTTTGCTGCATTTATAATTTTTGCTGCAGCTTCAACCGATTTTACATCCGTTTTAGGTACTGGGTTATAACTTCGTACTTTTGTACATTTTTCATACGAAAAGTCGAATTCTTCGAATTGAGCATCTTTTGTGATGTCTACTAAAACAGGTCCTGGTCTTCCACTTCTTGCAATGTAAAATGCTTTTGCTATTACCGCAGGAATGTCTGATGCTTTCGTAACTTGACAATTCCATTTTGTAACTGGCGTAGAAATACCAACAATATCTGTTTCCTGAAAAGCATCACTACCCAATAAATGAGATGCTACTTGACCAGTAATACAAACCATTGGCGTAGAATCTATTTGTGCATCTGCAATACCTGTAATTAAATTGGTTGCTCCAGGGCCAGAAGTTGCAATTGCGACTCCTACTTTACCTGAAATTCTTGCAAAACCCTGCGCAGAATGTG from Polaribacter sp. ALD11 includes the following:
- the ilvN gene encoding acetolactate synthase small subunit encodes the protein MSTEKQLYTISVYTENNIGLLNRISAIFQRRHINIESLNTSPSEIEGVSRFTIVINMTEENIKKIIGQVEKQVEVIKAYYHNDNEIIYQESCIFKMRSDLLFDEREIQNIIKESNARIVTVNKEFFVIEKSGKKEEIELLYRELSNFGIMQFTRSGRISVTKEEMKISTMLETYNN
- the ilvB gene encoding biosynthetic-type acetolactate synthase large subunit, coding for METQTIKKTQKTTNVTERISGSEAIVRCLIAEDVKIIYGYPGGAIMPVYDELYKYQDKIHHVLSRHEQGATHSAQGFARISGKVGVAIATSGPGATNLITGIADAQIDSTPMVCITGQVASHLLGSDAFQETDIVGISTPVTKWNCQVTKASDIPAVIAKAFYIARSGRPGPVLVDITKDAQFEEFDFSYEKCTKVRSYNPVPKTDVKSVEAAAKIINAAKKPMIVWGQGVILSEAEEAFKAVVEKAGIPAAWTILGASAIPTSHPLNVGMVGMHGNYAPNILTNECDVLIAIGMRFDDRVTGDLNKYAKQAKVIHFEIDPSEIDKNVKTAIAVLGDAKASLDLLLPLLDENTHSEWHQRFKDLYAIEYEKVIKDDIHPTKGGLTMGEVVNEINIQSKGEAAIVTDVGQHQMIACRYAQFNKTKSNITSGGLGTMGFGLPAAIGAKMAAPEREVVSISGDGGYQMTIQELGTVFQQKAAVKIVVLNNEFLGMVRQWQQLFFDKRYASTEMVNPNFVAIAEGYYIKAKKVTKREELAAAVAEMMASKEAYFLEVCVEKENNVFPMIPSGASVSDVRLE